A single window of Coffea eugenioides isolate CCC68of chromosome 7, Ceug_1.0, whole genome shotgun sequence DNA harbors:
- the LOC113777323 gene encoding uncharacterized protein LOC113777323, with protein MGSSLLALNMDQAMELEEGFTQVKLDVARIESIRLRLSFDFVMVNISADLWVFYKSPFVCLWVGSSDQHVTLDAHRPLLPSSLVLSWVHARCFVEARKDLWRNLLLDKRQLRPWRVRAQVWKPLDRLLLNGDCADLSASNSVVHLARHPSDHAPLKITFATLQDDKPRPFRFLNIWTSQVSLLEVIHTAWSVPADGSPWRVLCTKLLTLRRAIQQWNKCSFGNVFEAVKVAEAKMVLAETVAESENSEEAHISLQEMQAGFQHALAIDEQFWSQKACVKWLSNGDRNSKFFHAVVRQSRVQGMIYRIKTQMGSWVEEDGDIATEAIRFFSGLYSEAVVPSDELLSLIPPILTREENLTLEDIPSMDEVKRVVHAMDGDSVAGPDSFTFLSRPLSDRLADLLPKLVSPQQSGFVRGRNIAENYLLAQEVVAGIGKKGHWNAQLLAQVLPRDVMSSVLGKPVPSE; from the exons ATGGGTTCATCATTGTTGGCGCTAAATATGGATCAGGCCATGGAATTAGAGGAGGGATTTACGCAAGTGAAG CTTGATGTTGCTCGAATTGAATCTATACGTTTGCGGCTTTCGTTTGATTTTGTGATGGTCAATATATCTGCTGATCTTTGGGTATTCTATAAGTCACCATTTGTTTGCTTGTGGGTTGGTTCTTCTGACCAACACGTCACGTTAGATGCTCATCGTCCATTATTGCCTAGCTCCTTGGTGTTGTCCTGGGTCCATGCAAGGTGCTTCGTGGAGGCTCGCAAGGACTTGTGGAGGAATCTCTTGCTTGACAAGCGGCAGTTGCGTCCTTG GAGGGTTCGAGCTCAGGTATGGAAGCCGTTGGATCGGCTCCTTCTGAATGGCGATTGTGCGGATCTCTCCGCCTCTAACTCGGTGGTCCATCTGGCTAGACATCCTTCAGATCATGCCCCTCTGAAGATCACGTTTGCTACCCTTCAGGATGATAAGCCGCGGCCATTCCGCTTTCTGAACATTTGGACATCACAGGTCTCTCTGTTAGAGGTGATTCACACTGCTTGGAGTGTCCCCGCAGATGGGTCTCCCTGGCGTGTACTGTGCACTAAGCTATTGACTCTGAGGAGGGCCATCCAACAATGGAATAAATGTTCCTTTGGGAATGTTTTTGAGGCTGTCAAGGTGGCGGAGGCAAAGATGGTTCTGGCAGAAACAGTGGCGGAAAGTGAGAACTCGGAGGAAGCTCACATTAGCCTACAGGAGATGCAGGCGGGATTTCAACATGCATTGGCAATAGATGAGCAATTTTGGAGCCAAAAGGCTTGTGTCAAATGGCTCTCAAATGGGGACCGGAACTCTAAATTCTTTCACGCGGTGGTTAGGCAAAGTAGGGTGCAAGGTATGATCTATCGGATTAAAACGCAAATGGGATCTTGGGTGGAGGAGGATGGGGATATTGCCACTGAGGCCATTCGGTTCTTCTCTGGCTTGTACTCGGAGGCTGTGGTACCCAGCGATGAGTTGCTTTCGCTCATCCCTCCTATCCTAACGAGGGAGGAGAACCTAACCCTAGAGGATATTCCTTCAATGGATGAGGTGAAACGTGTGGTGCATGCCATGGATGGGGATAGTGTTGCGGGTCCGGATAGTTTTACGT TTTTGTCGCGACCCTTGTCTGATAGATTGGCTGATTTGTTGCCAAAGTTGGTCTCTCCCCAGCAGTCAGGGTTTGTTAGGGGCAGGAATATTGCGGAGAATTATTTGTTGGCTCAAGAAGTTGTCGCGGGCATTGGAAAGAAG GGGCACTGGAATGCTCAGCTGTTGGCTCAGGTTCTACCTCGGGATGTGATGTCTTCGGTGTTGGGGAAACCGGTCCCGTCTGAATAG